Proteins found in one Mesotoga infera genomic segment:
- a CDS encoding branched-chain amino acid ABC transporter permease → MNKKTKLILTIASVLVFLLLIGLAESFLDPFLRRILNVAGIYVILAVSLNLINGFTGQFSLGHAGFMAIGAYTAALLYMSPALKAMNFFIQPLIWPLSEIQIPFFFALIVGGAVAAVAGFAVGAPCLRVGGDYLAIVTFGFAEIIRVILNNLQGITNGPLGLKGLPTYTNLWWTWGWALFTIYFIKKLVDSSYGRALKSIREDEVAAEAMGINLFKHKTLAFVVGAFFAGIGGGLLGSLLMTIDPNSFNINLTFQIVMIILLGGLGSITGSIVMGVTFAFLMEFLRFVESPMNVFGMVIPGIAGMRMLIFAVILVITVIFFRRGLFGQKEFSWDWFSRTGRRNPE, encoded by the coding sequence GTGAATAAAAAGACTAAACTTATCCTAACGATAGCGAGTGTTTTGGTCTTCCTGCTGTTGATAGGACTGGCTGAAAGTTTTCTGGATCCGTTCTTGAGAAGAATTCTGAACGTTGCGGGAATATACGTAATACTAGCGGTGAGCCTTAATCTTATTAATGGATTCACCGGGCAGTTCTCCCTCGGGCATGCTGGGTTCATGGCAATAGGTGCTTACACGGCTGCCTTGCTGTACATGTCGCCAGCGCTGAAAGCGATGAACTTCTTCATACAGCCATTGATTTGGCCACTTAGTGAGATACAGATCCCGTTTTTCTTTGCGTTGATTGTTGGTGGTGCTGTTGCTGCGGTTGCGGGCTTTGCTGTTGGTGCTCCTTGTTTGAGAGTTGGAGGAGATTACTTAGCAATAGTCACGTTCGGCTTCGCTGAGATCATTCGCGTAATACTGAATAATTTACAGGGTATCACAAACGGGCCTTTAGGACTAAAGGGACTGCCAACTTATACTAATCTTTGGTGGACCTGGGGTTGGGCACTTTTCACAATATACTTCATTAAGAAACTGGTTGATAGTAGTTACGGAAGAGCACTGAAATCAATCCGAGAAGACGAAGTTGCGGCTGAGGCTATGGGAATAAACCTATTCAAGCACAAGACATTAGCCTTTGTTGTGGGCGCATTCTTTGCTGGAATTGGTGGAGGACTACTTGGCAGTCTTCTTATGACAATTGATCCGAATTCCTTCAATATAAATCTTACTTTTCAGATCGTTATGATCATTTTACTCGGCGGTTTGGGAAGCATAACGGGAAGTATTGTAATGGGTGTGACTTTCGCATTCTTGATGGAATTCCTTAGGTTTGTTGAGTCGCCGATGAATGTTTTTGGTATGGTGATTCCTGGAATTGCCGGAATGAGAATGCTCATATTCGCGGTCATTCTTGTCATTACTGTCATA